A genomic region of Desulfosarcina ovata subsp. ovata contains the following coding sequences:
- a CDS encoding sigma-54-dependent transcriptional regulator: MKNYKVLFVDDDEQILSIVQQFLSRSGFDVTTESNGLKAIEMVREHHFSVVFTDLIMPEISGMDLLKRIKAISPDTEVIVVSGYGTIESAIEAMKLGSYDFLQKPINFDRFRILIERIIEKQDLKEENQRIRNHLKERYKYDELVGMSPKMQDIYEIIDKISTGSPTVLIEGESGTGKGLTANIIHNNSDRHQGPFIPVNCGAIAESLLERELFGHVKGAFTGALKDTVGLFQAADGGTIFLDEIAEVSQAVQVTLLRVLQEKKVRRLGDTRETDIDVRVIAATNKKLDEALKKQTFREDLYYRLNVISITMPPLRDIREDIPLLVNHFIAKYSTSQASGPKVSPAAMGKLMGYHWPGNVRQLENVIQRAFALGVRETLNVEDLPNEIVNQAPGNLSTDKNFNLREIEKKVILQALGKVGGNKVEAAKLLGINATTVYRKMAKYNIADVQN; encoded by the coding sequence ATGAAAAATTACAAAGTCCTTTTTGTCGATGATGATGAGCAAATTCTCTCCATCGTCCAACAGTTTTTGAGTCGCAGTGGTTTCGATGTAACAACGGAATCAAACGGACTCAAGGCGATTGAAATGGTTCGTGAGCATCATTTCAGTGTCGTTTTTACCGATTTGATCATGCCCGAGATCAGCGGCATGGACCTCCTCAAACGGATCAAAGCCATCTCTCCAGATACGGAAGTGATTGTGGTTTCCGGCTATGGCACCATCGAATCTGCCATTGAAGCCATGAAACTCGGAAGTTACGACTTTCTTCAAAAACCGATTAATTTTGACCGGTTTCGGATTCTCATCGAAAGGATCATCGAGAAACAGGATCTGAAAGAAGAGAACCAACGAATTCGCAATCACCTCAAAGAACGATACAAATATGACGAACTGGTGGGCATGTCACCAAAGATGCAGGATATATATGAAATCATAGATAAAATCAGTACCGGCAGTCCAACTGTGCTGATCGAGGGAGAAAGTGGTACCGGCAAAGGACTGACCGCCAACATTATTCACAACAACAGCGATCGACATCAAGGCCCATTTATTCCCGTCAACTGTGGCGCCATTGCCGAAAGTCTGCTGGAAAGAGAGCTTTTCGGCCATGTCAAAGGTGCGTTTACCGGCGCATTAAAAGATACCGTCGGTCTCTTTCAGGCCGCTGACGGGGGAACCATTTTTTTGGACGAAATAGCAGAAGTGTCACAGGCGGTTCAAGTCACCCTGCTGCGGGTGCTGCAGGAAAAAAAGGTAAGGCGCCTTGGTGATACCCGGGAAACGGACATCGATGTCCGCGTCATTGCTGCGACAAATAAAAAACTTGACGAAGCGTTAAAGAAACAAACATTCAGAGAAGACCTATATTACCGGCTGAATGTAATATCCATCACCATGCCGCCCTTAAGGGACATCCGCGAGGACATACCGCTTCTGGTCAACCATTTCATTGCCAAATACAGTACCTCTCAGGCCTCAGGACCAAAAGTCAGCCCGGCAGCGATGGGCAAACTCATGGGATACCACTGGCCCGGAAATGTGCGCCAACTTGAAAATGTCATCCAAAGAGCTTTTGCCCTGGGCGTCAGGGAAACGCTCAATGTCGAGGACCTACCCAACGAGATTGTCAATCAGGCTCCAGGTAACCTTTCAACCGATAAAAATTTCAATTTGAGAGAAATCGAGAAAAAAGTGATTTTGCAGGCACTGGGAAAGGTTGGCGGTAACAAGGTCGAAGCGGCAAAGCTATTGGGCATCAACGCGACGACCGTTTATCGTAAAATGGCCAAGTACAACATTGCCGACGTTCAGAATTGA
- a CDS encoding two-component system response regulator, with translation MNDGLDVIVVDDDPDVCDLISATIERFYTWGRVISFTDSEKAISYCLDRDIGVAIFVVDVFLRGASGFYFLDTIEEKFPTAHSDAIIVTGNASDDIVNMCVASDVNHLLEKPVKPYALQLAVRAIAEKYLKFAKRLFNDPDFAKNIANF, from the coding sequence ATGAATGATGGTTTAGACGTCATCGTTGTTGATGACGATCCGGATGTATGTGATCTGATTTCGGCTACAATTGAGCGCTTCTATACATGGGGACGGGTTATTTCGTTTACCGACTCCGAGAAAGCAATCTCCTATTGTTTGGATAGAGATATCGGTGTAGCCATTTTTGTCGTCGATGTTTTCCTGAGGGGAGCCAGCGGGTTCTATTTTCTCGACACCATCGAGGAAAAATTCCCCACAGCTCACTCCGACGCCATCATCGTCACCGGAAATGCCAGTGACGACATCGTAAATATGTGTGTGGCTTCGGATGTCAATCATCTTCTGGAAAAACCGGTGAAACCCTATGCGCTGCAACTGGCCGTTCGTGCCATTGCCGAAAAATATTTAAAATTCGCCAAAAGGCTGTTTAACGATCCGGACTTTGCAAAAAATATCGCCAATTTCTGA
- the parE gene encoding DNA topoisomerase IV subunit B, whose product MSKHDYNAASLEVLKGLDPVRRRPGMYTDTQRPNHLAQEVIDNSVDEAIAGFAKRIDVTLHADGSLSVTDDGRGMPTDIHPEEGISGVEVILLKLHAGAKFSDKDYQFSGGLHGVGVSVVNALSTRLEVEIKRDGKKNFIWFADGHKQQDLAVIGTVGQRNTGTFIRFWPDAKYFDSVRFSARRLRHTLRAKAVLCPGLTVTFLDENSGEKESWYYEDGLKEYLAGSLAGSELIPEEPFVGRLDGEGEAVAWAVVWQPEGGESVTESYVNLIPTAQGGTHVNGFRSGLLAAIREFCEFHKLIPRGIKLAPDDIWERCSYVLSAKMTEPQFSGQTKERLSSRQCAAFVNGVVKDAFALWLNHHTEAGERLAEMAVESARNRLRAGKKIERKKVTAGPALPGKLADCVSQDPDQTELFLVEGDSAGGSAKQARDRQTQAIMPLRGKILNTWEVDSTQILGSKEVHDIAVAIGVDPGAQQLSGLRYGKICILADADSDGLHIATLLCALFLQHFPPLVKAGHVFVAMPPLYRIDMAREVHYALDEAEKTAIVRRMQKKKPNTKINVQRFKGLGEMNPAQLRETTMAPDTRRLVRLTMEEDEATYATMDMLLGKKRAADRRQWIEESGDLAEIE is encoded by the coding sequence TTGTCCAAACATGATTACAATGCCGCCTCGCTGGAGGTGCTCAAGGGCCTGGACCCGGTCAGGCGCCGGCCAGGTATGTATACCGACACCCAACGGCCCAACCATCTGGCTCAGGAGGTGATCGACAATAGCGTGGACGAGGCCATCGCCGGCTTTGCCAAACGCATCGACGTTACTCTGCACGCCGATGGTTCGCTCAGCGTGACCGATGACGGTCGCGGCATGCCCACGGACATCCACCCGGAGGAGGGCATCTCCGGTGTGGAGGTGATCCTTCTGAAACTTCATGCCGGAGCCAAATTCTCCGATAAAGACTACCAGTTTTCCGGTGGCCTGCACGGTGTCGGGGTATCGGTGGTCAATGCCCTGTCAACGCGACTGGAAGTGGAGATCAAGCGCGACGGGAAAAAAAACTTCATCTGGTTTGCCGACGGGCACAAACAGCAGGATCTGGCCGTCATCGGTACGGTGGGGCAGCGTAACACCGGCACGTTTATCCGCTTCTGGCCGGATGCCAAATATTTCGACTCGGTGCGTTTTTCCGCCCGCCGCCTGCGCCACACCCTGCGGGCCAAAGCGGTGCTCTGTCCGGGCCTGACGGTCACTTTCCTTGATGAAAACAGTGGTGAAAAGGAATCCTGGTACTATGAGGACGGCCTCAAGGAATACCTGGCCGGCAGTCTGGCCGGAAGTGAGCTGATCCCGGAGGAACCCTTTGTCGGCCGGCTGGACGGTGAAGGCGAGGCCGTTGCCTGGGCCGTGGTGTGGCAGCCCGAAGGCGGCGAGTCGGTCACCGAAAGCTACGTCAACCTGATTCCCACCGCCCAGGGCGGCACCCATGTCAATGGTTTCCGTTCCGGTCTGCTGGCCGCTATCCGCGAATTCTGCGAGTTCCACAAGCTGATTCCCCGGGGCATCAAGCTGGCCCCGGACGACATCTGGGAACGATGTTCTTACGTGCTGTCGGCCAAGATGACTGAGCCCCAGTTTTCCGGTCAGACCAAGGAGCGTCTCTCCTCGCGGCAGTGCGCCGCCTTTGTCAACGGCGTTGTCAAAGACGCCTTTGCCCTCTGGCTCAACCACCACACCGAGGCCGGCGAACGGCTGGCCGAGATGGCCGTGGAGAGTGCCCGTAACCGCCTGAGGGCCGGGAAAAAAATTGAACGCAAGAAAGTCACCGCCGGCCCCGCACTGCCCGGAAAACTGGCCGATTGCGTCAGCCAGGACCCCGACCAGACCGAACTGTTTCTGGTGGAAGGCGATTCCGCCGGCGGGTCGGCCAAACAGGCCCGCGATCGCCAGACCCAGGCGATCATGCCCCTGCGCGGCAAGATCCTCAACACCTGGGAAGTGGATTCGACCCAGATTCTAGGATCCAAGGAGGTCCACGACATTGCCGTGGCCATCGGTGTGGACCCCGGTGCACAGCAGCTTAGCGGCCTGCGCTACGGGAAAATCTGCATCCTCGCCGATGCCGATTCCGACGGTTTGCACATTGCCACCCTGCTCTGTGCCCTCTTTTTGCAGCACTTCCCCCCACTGGTGAAAGCCGGCCATGTTTTCGTGGCCATGCCCCCGCTCTATCGTATCGACATGGCCAGGGAGGTTCACTATGCCCTGGACGAAGCGGAAAAAACAGCTATTGTGCGGCGTATGCAAAAAAAGAAACCCAACACCAAAATCAATGTCCAGCGCTTCAAGGGACTGGGGGAGATGAACCCGGCGCAGCTGCGCGAAACCACCATGGCTCCGGATACCCGCCGGCTGGTGCGACTGACCATGGAGGAGGACGAAGCGACTTACGCCACCATGGACATGCTGCTGGGTAAAAAGCGTGCCGCCGACCGCCGCCAGTGGATCGAGGAGAGCGGCGATCTGGCGGAAATTGAATAG
- the parC gene encoding DNA topoisomerase IV subunit A, with protein MSTNAPVRIEGSERMPLQQFTRQAYLDYAMYVIMDRALPHVGDGLKPVQRRIVYAMSELGLKAAAKYKKSARTVGDVLGKFHPHGDSACYEAMVLMAQPFSYRYPLVDGQGNWGAPDDPKSFAAMRYTEARLSAYADVLLSEVAMGTVQWVPNFDGTLKEPRVLPARLPNILLNGTTGIAVGMATDIPPHNLREVVAACIHLIDSPKATVDDLCEHIQGPDFPCGAEIITPKSEIANIYRTGKGVIRMRATFEQENGDIVITALPHQVSPAKVLEQIAGQMNKKKLPMVADLRDESDQDDPIRLVIVPRSNRVDKDALMAHLFATTELEKTFRINLNVIGLDRKPGVKDLAEMLTEWITFRTETVRNRLQYRLDKVKDRLHILDGLLIAYLNIDEVIRIIRTEDVPKPVLMERFSLSDAQAEAILQLRLRHLARLEEMKIRGEQEDLNKERQFLETTLGSPARMKTLIKKELRADAKAHGDERRTAIVEREEAQAITEEQLAPVEPVTVILSTNGWVRAAKGHDIDPGEATYRPGDRYLDAARGRSNQPVVFLDTTGRSFSLSAHTLPSARGYGEPLTGRFVLPSGATFTSVIMAPPDQQLLMASDAGYGFITSFEDLVTRNTKGKAVLTLPRGALPLPPLLLDDIKGHLLAAVTSEGRMLVFPLDKLPAIAKGKGNKIIQIPAKRARDREELLVHLHLVPPEGTLTIHAGKRFFKLTHGNLSQYLGERGRRGKKLPRGFQNVDRLESEAPIQAPLPATPPVDGQSD; from the coding sequence ATGAGCACCAATGCACCCGTCCGCATTGAGGGCAGCGAACGCATGCCCCTGCAGCAGTTTACCCGGCAGGCCTACCTCGACTACGCCATGTACGTGATCATGGACCGCGCCTTGCCCCACGTGGGGGATGGCCTCAAGCCGGTTCAGCGGCGCATCGTTTACGCCATGAGTGAACTGGGCCTCAAAGCCGCCGCGAAATACAAAAAATCCGCCCGCACCGTGGGTGACGTGCTGGGTAAATTCCATCCCCATGGGGATTCGGCCTGTTACGAAGCCATGGTGCTCATGGCCCAGCCGTTTTCCTACCGCTACCCTCTGGTCGACGGCCAGGGCAACTGGGGCGCCCCGGACGACCCCAAATCCTTTGCCGCCATGCGCTACACCGAGGCGCGCCTGTCGGCCTATGCCGACGTCCTTTTAAGCGAGGTGGCCATGGGCACGGTCCAGTGGGTGCCCAATTTCGACGGAACCCTCAAGGAGCCACGGGTGCTGCCGGCACGGCTGCCCAACATCCTGCTCAACGGCACCACCGGCATCGCCGTGGGCATGGCCACGGACATTCCGCCCCATAACCTGCGTGAAGTGGTCGCTGCCTGCATCCATCTGATCGACTCCCCCAAGGCCACCGTCGACGACCTTTGCGAGCATATCCAGGGGCCGGACTTTCCCTGCGGCGCGGAGATCATCACTCCGAAATCGGAAATCGCCAATATTTACCGGACCGGCAAGGGGGTGATCCGCATGCGCGCCACCTTCGAGCAGGAAAACGGCGATATCGTCATCACCGCCCTGCCCCACCAAGTCTCGCCAGCCAAGGTGCTGGAGCAGATCGCCGGCCAGATGAACAAAAAGAAGCTGCCCATGGTGGCCGACCTGCGGGATGAATCCGACCAGGACGACCCCATTCGCCTCGTCATCGTGCCCCGCTCCAACCGGGTGGACAAAGACGCCCTCATGGCCCACCTGTTCGCCACCACCGAGTTGGAAAAAACTTTCCGGATCAACCTGAACGTGATCGGCCTGGACCGCAAACCCGGGGTCAAAGATCTTGCCGAGATGCTCACCGAATGGATCACGTTTCGAACCGAAACCGTACGGAATCGTTTGCAATACCGTCTTGACAAGGTCAAAGACCGGCTGCACATCCTGGATGGGTTGCTGATCGCCTACCTGAATATTGACGAAGTGATCCGCATTATCCGTACCGAAGACGTCCCCAAACCGGTATTGATGGAACGCTTCAGCCTCTCGGATGCCCAGGCCGAGGCGATCTTGCAGCTCAGGCTGCGCCACCTGGCCCGCCTGGAGGAGATGAAAATCCGCGGTGAGCAAGAGGATCTGAACAAGGAGCGGCAATTTCTGGAGACCACCCTGGGATCGCCGGCCCGCATGAAAACCCTGATAAAAAAAGAGCTGCGCGCCGATGCCAAGGCCCACGGGGATGAGCGGCGCACGGCCATTGTGGAACGGGAGGAGGCCCAGGCGATCACCGAAGAGCAGCTGGCGCCGGTGGAACCGGTGACGGTGATCCTGTCAACCAACGGATGGGTTCGTGCGGCCAAGGGCCACGACATCGATCCCGGCGAAGCCACCTACCGACCGGGCGACCGCTACCTGGATGCCGCCCGCGGCCGGAGCAACCAGCCGGTGGTCTTTCTCGACACCACCGGTCGCTCCTTCAGCCTCTCCGCCCACACCCTGCCTTCGGCCAGGGGATACGGGGAACCCCTCACCGGCCGTTTCGTGCTGCCCAGCGGGGCGACCTTCACCAGCGTGATCATGGCTCCGCCCGACCAGCAATTGCTCATGGCCAGCGACGCCGGATACGGGTTCATCACCAGTTTCGAAGATCTGGTAACCCGCAACACCAAGGGCAAGGCCGTACTGACCCTGCCCAGGGGGGCCCTCCCCCTGCCACCGCTGCTGCTGGATGACATCAAAGGCCACCTGCTGGCCGCGGTCACCAGCGAGGGTCGCATGCTGGTCTTTCCCCTGGACAAGCTGCCCGCCATCGCCAAAGGAAAAGGCAACAAAATCATCCAGATTCCGGCCAAACGTGCCCGGGACCGCGAAGAACTGCTGGTTCATCTGCATCTCGTGCCACCCGAGGGCACGCTGACGATTCATGCCGGTAAGCGGTTTTTCAAGCTGACCCATGGCAATCTTTCCCAGTACCTGGGTGAGCGGGGACGTAGGGGAAAGAAACTACCCCGCGGTTTCCAGAATGTGGACCGGCTGGAGAGCGAGGCCCCGATCCAGGCGCCACTGCCGGCAACACCCCCAGTAGACGGCCAATCCGACTGA
- a CDS encoding MBOAT family O-acyltransferase: protein MVFSSLFFLFAFLPAVILAYYGRALLLQKQLRNLTLLIFSYLFYLFGAPDFILFLAGSTLFDYAMGRLMARFTGHKRLWLTLSLGINLGLLAWFKYANFMVAQTAATMTRLGLDLSGWEAVVLPVGISFFTFQKLSYTIDVYRGRCRPIANVIDFAMYVALFPQLVAGPIVRFRDIHDQIRNRVESWDKCHAGTMRFAWGLCKKVILADTCGRFADLIFSLPAADLDTMVAWLGALAYTLQIYLDFSAYSDMAIGLGLLFGFRFLENFNRPYSAVSLTDFWRRWHISLSRWFRDYLYIPLGGNRKGHFRTAFNLTLVFLLCGFWHGANWTFVVWGAYHGFFLVAERITGLRRIPDERLRALRRVFTLTVVICGWVIFRCDTLSQSGHFFTAMFTFSANPLPPALLDILTLENTLCLILSATALILPAGSMDTENQMEKRHVLAGAAAVVLFMIILPWCITVMAAGSQNPFIYYRF from the coding sequence ATGGTTTTCTCAAGCCTTTTTTTCCTGTTTGCATTTCTGCCGGCCGTAATTCTTGCCTACTATGGCAGGGCCCTGTTGTTGCAGAAGCAGCTGCGCAATCTCACGCTGCTGATTTTTTCTTACCTTTTTTACCTTTTCGGTGCTCCGGATTTCATCTTGTTTCTGGCCGGCTCCACCCTTTTCGACTATGCCATGGGCCGGCTCATGGCACGTTTCACAGGCCACAAACGGTTGTGGCTGACATTGTCCCTCGGGATCAACCTGGGGCTGCTGGCCTGGTTCAAGTACGCCAATTTCATGGTGGCGCAGACCGCCGCCACCATGACCCGTCTGGGACTGGACCTGTCCGGCTGGGAGGCCGTGGTTCTGCCGGTGGGCATCTCTTTTTTTACGTTTCAGAAACTGAGCTACACCATCGATGTCTATCGCGGACGCTGCCGCCCGATTGCCAATGTCATCGATTTCGCCATGTACGTGGCCCTTTTCCCGCAGCTGGTGGCCGGCCCCATCGTGCGCTTCCGCGACATTCACGACCAGATCCGAAACCGCGTTGAGTCGTGGGACAAGTGCCATGCCGGAACCATGCGCTTTGCCTGGGGGTTGTGCAAAAAAGTGATCCTCGCCGACACCTGCGGACGGTTCGCCGATTTGATTTTCAGCTTACCGGCAGCGGATCTGGACACCATGGTGGCTTGGCTCGGTGCCCTGGCCTACACCCTGCAGATCTATCTGGATTTTTCCGCCTATTCGGACATGGCCATCGGTCTCGGACTGCTTTTCGGGTTCCGCTTTCTGGAAAATTTCAACCGGCCTTACAGTGCGGTGAGCCTGACCGATTTCTGGCGTCGCTGGCACATCTCACTGAGCCGCTGGTTCCGGGATTACCTTTACATCCCGCTGGGCGGCAACCGAAAAGGCCACTTCAGGACCGCCTTCAACCTGACGCTGGTCTTCCTGCTCTGCGGGTTCTGGCACGGTGCCAACTGGACGTTTGTGGTCTGGGGGGCCTACCACGGATTTTTCCTGGTTGCCGAACGCATCACCGGCCTGCGTCGGATCCCCGATGAGCGGCTGCGGGCGTTGCGCCGCGTGTTCACCCTGACCGTGGTGATCTGCGGCTGGGTAATTTTTCGTTGTGATACCCTCTCCCAGAGCGGACATTTTTTCACGGCCATGTTCACATTCAGCGCCAACCCACTGCCGCCTGCATTGCTGGACATCCTGACCCTTGAAAACACGCTTTGCCTGATCCTGTCGGCAACAGCCCTGATCCTGCCCGCCGGCAGCATGGATACCGAAAATCAGATGGAAAAACGGCATGTTCTGGCTGGTGCGGCGGCAGTTGTCCTGTTCATGATCATTTTGCCCTGGTGCATCACCGTCATGGCCGCCGGCAGCCAGAACCCGTTTATCTATTACCGATTTTAA
- a CDS encoding sialate O-acetylesterase: MASVKKFFVIIFVAMLSLPATGWITGTLQSNSDNTVNPGFPRPEPGLWFDRDYYRAIEGWFRETLPMAETLKVANHWLDYHIFSASSIKAVHVGRRGWLFWETKQAEPENTEAVRQAGHRLCLALHATESIVNATESRFLVALIPGKAAIYPEYTGVSARADRTSLYGSLMEANRRFPINGLVKLEPVLKKAKLSGQAVYGKRSRLWCRPAAAAAAGQILTAARLAGHRSNIATNDACPPGDDDLYRLLLGRKKHAGMAHTGYRAGPFAVDGPVATIYGDDYLIGLLPSLTRAFSAATIIDATQVSTLGQDLLAHQSEMILLECGQETLGRLHLELEAFYTAAQDRLQGVVTRPIALQAADPVGLCALDITDNGLKIRASGDAAAFSLPAITGSTSRIFRMAKLTFAAGHHGPVSVKTLPDRSGPIQKQFGQGTGFMLVPLPFDESVDLIITPSQKPGVFTLQKAELISFYGDQPIPLPPLPEPAKTIGDIYSGLPIADLEPPPVLPVVKPAPAPPVAHPTQTMPELALTDIEEGCIFQRKHNAASIVVSGSYTGIKGPVEARVLAADDESVRVPWTVVDDAPQNGVFTGILAHVPQGGWYRLEVRSALTPWVVKKGRHRWGVGMLVACIGQSNMHEWFATGTDHQPSPRLMIHRDGHWHRPTSTGNGALALGNRLAERLKIPIGLLNYSVNGTGLTARADWGTGFWLDTATDGIYRRFVNGVNRAGGSVEAVVWMQGEADAARGTISREAYRKALERLVGDHIRIDIRNGSSRPQLPFLMIPLVRRPTGKDRSCQWIRQAQMDALSIIDECHLAALSMDLENRGRQHLQPEAYTTLGLRTAQTVLYLLGKTEYHRGPIITSVAQVSNHAIDVTIRHRGGTDVTPAEGITGFEVLSGETHLPITAITRRDATTIRIEVASGLPADFRVRYLYGAHPNTTGAVRDNTALALPLEPYSDQ; the protein is encoded by the coding sequence ATGGCATCCGTGAAAAAATTTTTCGTCATCATTTTCGTTGCCATGCTGAGCCTGCCGGCCACAGGGTGGATTACAGGTACCCTGCAGAGCAATTCAGACAATACCGTGAATCCGGGATTTCCACGCCCTGAACCCGGCCTGTGGTTCGATCGGGACTACTACCGCGCCATCGAGGGATGGTTTCGGGAGACCCTTCCCATGGCCGAAACGCTGAAGGTGGCAAATCATTGGCTGGATTATCACATCTTTTCAGCCAGTTCGATCAAGGCCGTCCATGTGGGACGTCGCGGCTGGCTGTTCTGGGAAACCAAGCAGGCGGAACCGGAAAATACGGAGGCCGTCAGGCAGGCCGGTCATCGCTTGTGCCTGGCGCTCCATGCGACAGAATCCATCGTCAATGCCACCGAAAGCCGCTTTCTCGTGGCCCTGATCCCCGGCAAGGCCGCCATCTATCCGGAATACACCGGGGTTTCCGCCAGGGCCGACCGCACCTCCCTTTACGGCAGCCTTATGGAGGCCAATCGGCGCTTCCCCATAAACGGACTCGTCAAGCTCGAGCCGGTATTGAAAAAAGCCAAACTCAGCGGCCAGGCCGTCTACGGCAAGCGCTCCCGCCTGTGGTGCCGTCCGGCGGCTGCGGCGGCCGCCGGACAGATTCTCACGGCTGCCCGGTTGGCCGGTCATAGATCCAATATAGCGACAAACGATGCCTGCCCGCCCGGTGACGATGATCTCTACCGCCTCCTGCTGGGCAGAAAGAAACATGCAGGCATGGCGCATACCGGTTATCGTGCCGGTCCTTTTGCCGTTGACGGGCCGGTGGCCACCATCTATGGCGACGACTACCTGATCGGACTGCTTCCTTCCCTTACCCGCGCTTTCAGCGCCGCAACCATCATCGATGCCACCCAGGTCTCCACCCTCGGACAGGATCTGTTGGCCCACCAGAGTGAGATGATCCTGCTGGAATGCGGCCAGGAAACGCTGGGACGGTTGCATCTGGAGCTGGAAGCCTTTTATACGGCAGCGCAAGACCGGCTGCAGGGGGTCGTCACCCGCCCCATCGCCCTGCAGGCGGCCGATCCGGTTGGCCTGTGCGCCCTGGATATCACCGATAACGGACTCAAAATCAGGGCATCGGGGGATGCGGCGGCCTTTTCCCTACCAGCGATTACCGGATCGACCTCCCGTATTTTCCGGATGGCCAAGCTGACTTTTGCGGCGGGCCACCATGGACCGGTCAGTGTAAAAACGCTGCCTGACCGTAGCGGCCCCATCCAAAAGCAGTTCGGCCAAGGTACCGGTTTCATGCTGGTACCGCTCCCATTTGACGAAAGCGTTGACCTGATCATCACCCCCAGCCAAAAGCCTGGAGTGTTCACCCTGCAAAAAGCGGAACTGATCAGTTTTTATGGGGATCAGCCAATCCCCTTGCCACCGTTACCCGAACCCGCCAAAACCATCGGAGATATTTACAGCGGGCTGCCCATCGCCGATCTTGAACCCCCGCCGGTGCTGCCGGTCGTCAAACCCGCGCCCGCGCCGCCCGTGGCACATCCCACCCAGACAATGCCGGAACTGGCCCTGACCGACATCGAGGAGGGATGCATCTTTCAGCGCAAGCACAACGCGGCCAGCATTGTGGTCAGCGGCAGTTACACCGGTATCAAAGGCCCGGTGGAGGCCCGGGTGCTCGCTGCAGACGATGAGTCCGTCCGTGTTCCCTGGACAGTGGTGGATGACGCGCCGCAAAATGGTGTTTTTACCGGCATCCTGGCCCATGTTCCCCAGGGGGGATGGTACCGGCTGGAGGTACGCAGTGCCCTGACGCCATGGGTAGTTAAAAAGGGTCGGCACCGCTGGGGGGTGGGCATGCTGGTGGCATGCATCGGCCAGTCCAATATGCACGAGTGGTTTGCCACCGGAACCGATCATCAGCCATCCCCCCGGCTGATGATCCATCGGGACGGCCACTGGCATCGGCCCACGTCAACGGGCAACGGCGCCCTGGCGCTGGGCAACCGCCTGGCCGAGCGCCTGAAAATTCCCATCGGCCTCTTGAATTACTCGGTCAACGGCACCGGGCTGACCGCCAGGGCCGACTGGGGGACCGGGTTCTGGCTGGATACGGCAACGGATGGCATCTACCGACGATTTGTGAATGGCGTCAACCGCGCCGGCGGATCGGTGGAAGCGGTGGTCTGGATGCAGGGCGAGGCCGACGCCGCCCGGGGAACCATCTCCCGCGAAGCATACCGCAAGGCCCTCGAACGATTGGTCGGTGACCATATCCGTATCGACATCCGCAACGGTTCGTCCCGGCCGCAACTGCCCTTTCTGATGATCCCGCTGGTCAGACGGCCGACGGGAAAAGACCGCTCCTGCCAGTGGATTCGCCAGGCTCAGATGGATGCTCTGAGCATAATTGACGAGTGCCATCTGGCTGCCTTGAGCATGGACCTTGAAAACCGCGGCCGCCAGCATCTGCAGCCCGAAGCCTACACCACGCTGGGGCTTCGCACAGCGCAAACGGTTTTATACCTGCTGGGCAAAACCGAGTACCACCGTGGCCCGATCATTACGTCCGTGGCCCAGGTCTCCAATCACGCCATCGACGTCACCATCCGGCACCGCGGCGGCACGGACGTCACCCCTGCGGAAGGGATTACCGGCTTCGAGGTCCTTTCCGGGGAAACGCATCTGCCGATCACCGCAATCACACGACGCGACGCCACAACCATTCGCATCGAAGTGGCATCCGGGCTGCCAGCAGATTTCAGGGTGCGCTATCTTTACGGCGCCCATCCGAACACGACTGGTGCGGTGCGGGACAACACCGCACTGGCACTGCCCCTGGAGCCCTATTCCGACCAATAA